From one Bacillota bacterium genomic stretch:
- a CDS encoding biotin transporter BioY: MAALIAVLALFSLPLPFTPVPVTLQIFGVMLAGALLPPGEAVAAVALYLALGAAGLPVFAGGRGGVAVLLGPSGGYLWGDLADVALAAWLLRRPGWARNAFRVWAAIVAGLALTYLGGLLQLRAGWIPGWREALAAGVWPFLPFDLVKAAVATPVALAVRRAVPALAGQRSA, from the coding sequence GGCGCTGATCGCCGTCCTCGCCCTCTTCTCGCTGCCCCTGCCCTTCACGCCGGTGCCGGTGACGCTCCAGATCTTCGGCGTCATGCTGGCCGGCGCGCTCCTGCCGCCGGGCGAGGCGGTGGCCGCCGTCGCCCTCTACCTGGCGCTGGGCGCCGCCGGGCTGCCCGTCTTCGCCGGCGGCCGGGGCGGCGTGGCCGTGCTGCTGGGGCCGTCGGGCGGCTACCTCTGGGGCGACCTGGCCGACGTGGCGCTGGCGGCCTGGCTCCTGCGCCGGCCCGGCTGGGCGCGGAACGCCTTCCGCGTCTGGGCCGCCATCGTAGCCGGCCTGGCGCTCACCTACCTGGGCGGCCTCCTCCAGCTGCGGGCGGGCTGGATCCCGGGCTGGCGGGAGGCGCTGGCGGCGGGCGTCTGGCCCTTCCTGCCCTTCGACCTGGTCAAGGCCGCGGTGGCCACGCCCGTGGCGCTGGCCGTCCGCCGCGCCGTGCCCGCGCTGGCCGGCCAGCGGTCGGCCTAG